A window of Methanobacterium formicicum DSM 3637 contains these coding sequences:
- a CDS encoding 50S ribosomal protein L6, translated as MALAVVLREEIPIPEGVEVTIDQDVTVKGPKGELKRRFKQGNVTIKQEDNLVVLETRFPKKKDKAMLGTIKSHISNMIQGLTEGFTYKMKIVYAHFPMTVKAAKEKVTIENFLGERYPRTAKIVGSAQVKVQGDEVTVTGVNKEDVGQTMANLEQATKIKGRDPRVFQDGIYLVAKE; from the coding sequence ATGGCTTTAGCAGTGGTTTTAAGGGAAGAAATCCCAATCCCAGAAGGCGTGGAAGTCACCATTGACCAAGATGTAACAGTTAAGGGACCCAAAGGAGAACTCAAACGCAGGTTCAAACAGGGTAACGTCACCATCAAACAGGAAGATAACCTGGTGGTCTTGGAAACTCGCTTCCCCAAAAAGAAGGATAAAGCTATGCTGGGTACTATTAAGTCTCACATCAGCAACATGATCCAAGGATTAACCGAAGGGTTCACCTATAAAATGAAAATCGTTTACGCTCACTTTCCAATGACAGTAAAAGCTGCCAAAGAAAAGGTAACCATTGAAAACTTCCTGGGAGAACGATACCCTCGTACAGCCAAAATAGTTGGCAGTGCACAGGTTAAAGTTCAGGGAGATGAAGTAACTGTTACCGGTGTAAACAAGGAAGATGTAGGTCAAACAATGGCCAACCTTGAACAGGCTACTAAAATCAAGGGAAGAGACCCCAGGGTGTTCCAGGATGGAATATACCTGGTGGCTAAGGAGTGA
- a CDS encoding 30S ribosomal protein S14, producing the protein MIILPRKYGKASRKCRRCGDHSALVRRYGLMLCRQCFRELAPKIGFKKFN; encoded by the coding sequence GTGATTATTTTGCCCAGAAAATACGGAAAGGCATCCAGGAAATGCAGAAGATGCGGAGACCACTCTGCACTAGTTCGAAGATACGGTCTAATGCTCTGCAGGCAATGTTTCCGGGAACTCGCCCCTAAAATAGGATTTAAGAAGTTTAATTAG
- a CDS encoding 30S ribosomal protein S13, translating to MEEEFKHMVRIARKDVDGNKTIINAMTDIKGIGKALSGAICTTMDFDPNQQIGYLSDKEVLRLEEAVKNPKNGKIPEWMFNRRNDYETGETGHLIESDLVMCLRDDLNRMKKTRSYKGRRHEVGLPVRGQRTKSTFRKGSSVGVRRRRRG from the coding sequence ATGGAAGAAGAATTCAAACACATGGTCCGGATCGCCCGTAAAGATGTAGACGGGAACAAGACCATAATAAACGCCATGACCGATATAAAGGGAATTGGTAAGGCATTATCCGGTGCAATATGCACTACTATGGATTTTGATCCAAACCAGCAAATAGGATATCTGTCAGATAAGGAAGTCTTACGCCTTGAAGAAGCCGTTAAAAATCCTAAAAACGGCAAAATACCTGAATGGATGTTTAACCGTCGTAATGACTATGAAACCGGTGAAACCGGTCACCTCATAGAATCAGATCTGGTAATGTGCCTCAGGGATGATCTCAACCGTATGAAGAAAACCCGAAGTTACAAGGGTAGAAGACACGAAGTGGGACTACCAGTAAGGGGTCAGAGAACCAAATCCACATTCCGTAAAGGAAGCTCCGTGGGAGTTAGAAGGAGAAGAAGAGGATAA
- a CDS encoding RNA-guided pseudouridylation complex pseudouridine synthase subunit Cbf5, which yields MAELLQKAYGETDPHYGTKPEERPIEEHLSRGIINLDKPSGPTSHEIDAWVKRILPCEKTGHGGTLDPRVTGVLPIGIDNATRAIQLLLEAPKEYVCLMRLHEDVGETSIRDILGEFTGKIFQTPPMRSAVKRELRVRTIYYVNILEIDGQDALFRIGCEAGTYIRKYCHDIGEALGCGAHMAELRRTRVADFTEDETLKTLQDVNDAYHYWIEDGDEAPLRECVLPMERAASHLKKVVVRDSAIDALCHGADLAAGGILQLSEGIKRKDTLAVMTLKGELVAAGESLATTTEIDQAGSGIMVNIKKVFMEPGTYPMMWK from the coding sequence ATGGCAGAACTCCTCCAAAAAGCCTACGGGGAAACAGATCCCCACTACGGCACCAAGCCAGAAGAAAGGCCCATTGAGGAGCACCTGTCCCGGGGTATTATCAACCTGGATAAACCCTCTGGCCCAACATCCCATGAAATCGATGCATGGGTTAAGAGGATTCTCCCCTGTGAGAAAACTGGTCATGGTGGGACCCTGGATCCCAGGGTCACTGGTGTGTTACCCATTGGAATTGACAATGCAACCAGAGCCATACAACTACTCCTGGAAGCACCCAAAGAATACGTGTGCCTCATGCGCCTCCATGAAGATGTGGGCGAGACCAGTATTCGTGATATTCTAGGGGAATTCACCGGTAAAATATTCCAAACCCCCCCAATGCGCTCTGCAGTCAAAAGAGAACTAAGGGTACGGACCATATACTACGTGAACATTCTGGAAATAGATGGTCAGGATGCACTCTTCCGTATTGGTTGTGAAGCCGGTACCTACATCCGTAAGTACTGTCACGATATTGGTGAAGCACTGGGATGTGGAGCCCACATGGCAGAACTGCGCAGAACCCGGGTAGCAGACTTCACCGAGGATGAAACCCTGAAGACCCTGCAGGATGTTAATGATGCCTACCATTACTGGATTGAAGATGGTGATGAAGCACCCCTCAGGGAGTGCGTGCTCCCCATGGAAAGAGCAGCCAGTCATCTTAAAAAAGTAGTGGTAAGAGATTCCGCAATAGATGCCTTATGCCATGGTGCAGATCTGGCAGCAGGTGGAATTCTCCAGCTCAGTGAAGGTATTAAAAGAAAGGATACCCTGGCGGTCATGACCCTTAAGGGTGAACTGGTGGCTGCTGGTGAGTCACTGGCCACCACCACTGAAATTGACCAGGCTGGTAGTGGAATCATGGTAAATATAAAAAAGGTTTTTATGGAACCAGGAACATACCCTATGATGTGGAAGTAA
- a CDS encoding 50S ribosomal protein L19e: MNLTTQKRLAADLLKVGVNRVWIDPNNLEEVSRAITREGVNKLIQDGYIKARPKKGISSYRSKKIAEQKKKGRRKGRGSIKGAKGARNPKKQAWMTTIRALRKDLKGMRDEREINRTTYRKLYRMAKGGAFRSKSYMKTYARDHDLLR, translated from the coding sequence ATGAATCTTACTACTCAAAAGAGACTAGCTGCAGACCTGCTCAAAGTAGGTGTGAACAGGGTCTGGATAGACCCTAACAATCTGGAAGAGGTTTCCCGGGCAATTACCCGGGAAGGAGTTAACAAACTCATCCAAGATGGTTACATTAAAGCACGACCCAAAAAGGGAATCAGCAGTTACCGATCAAAAAAGATAGCGGAACAGAAGAAGAAAGGAAGAAGAAAAGGTAGAGGAAGTATAAAAGGAGCTAAAGGGGCAAGAAACCCTAAAAAGCAAGCCTGGATGACAACCATCAGGGCCCTTCGAAAAGACCTCAAAGGCATGAGGGATGAACGAGAAATCAACCGCACCACCTACCGTAAGCTGTACAGAATGGCTAAAGGTGGAGCATTCCGTAGTAAATCCTACATGAAAACCTACGCCAGGGACCACGACCTTTTAAGATAA
- a CDS encoding uL15 family ribosomal protein, with protein sequence MIRKARKIRKLRGSRSVGGGCTKKRRGAGHRGGRGKAGGHKHMWTWVVKFDPDRYGKHGFKRPQKTINKFKTVNLDYLDDNAEKLVEKELAQKDGDNIIIDVTQLGYDKVLGRGKITRSLTVKAPHFSASAVAKIEEKGGEAVSLQ encoded by the coding sequence ATGATAAGAAAAGCCCGTAAAATACGGAAATTGCGTGGTTCTCGATCTGTTGGTGGAGGCTGTACTAAAAAGCGTAGAGGAGCCGGACACCGTGGTGGAAGAGGAAAAGCCGGAGGCCATAAACACATGTGGACCTGGGTAGTTAAATTCGACCCGGACCGATATGGTAAACACGGTTTCAAAAGACCACAAAAAACCATCAATAAATTTAAAACAGTGAACCTGGATTACCTGGATGATAATGCAGAAAAACTGGTTGAAAAAGAATTAGCCCAGAAAGACGGTGACAACATCATCATTGATGTCACTCAATTAGGATATGATAAAGTACTGGGAAGGGGAAAAATAACCAGATCTCTCACCGTCAAAGCACCTCACTTCTCTGCAAGTGCAGTTGCCAAAATTGAAGAAAAAGGTGGAGAAGCTGTTAGTCTCCAGTAG
- a CDS encoding 30S ribosomal protein S4e translates to MAKMGSRKHLKRFKAPEHWPIHPKEFTWTVKPSPGPHSIEGSLPLLVIVRDILKIADNAREARIIINTGEVLVDGRARKDYKFPVGFMDVIQLPKSGKAYRVVPDEKGELVLHPIEEGDTQFKLCRIEDKVTIKGGKTQLNLHDGRNYLTEEDYKTGDVVLLNVPDQEIKDTIKFEDGAIGLITGGKHIGEKGTVKEINITRSSMPNTVLIETDETTFQTLQEYVFVLGKDKPVISLPGGQ, encoded by the coding sequence ATGGCCAAAATGGGATCAAGAAAACATTTAAAAAGGTTCAAAGCACCAGAACACTGGCCCATCCACCCTAAAGAGTTCACTTGGACTGTCAAACCTAGTCCAGGACCACACTCCATAGAGGGATCATTACCACTTCTAGTCATAGTTCGTGATATACTAAAAATAGCAGACAACGCCCGTGAAGCCAGGATCATTATCAACACTGGTGAAGTACTGGTGGACGGTCGCGCTCGTAAGGACTACAAATTCCCAGTGGGATTCATGGATGTAATCCAACTCCCAAAAAGTGGAAAAGCATACAGAGTAGTTCCAGATGAAAAGGGAGAACTTGTACTCCACCCCATAGAAGAGGGAGACACCCAGTTCAAACTATGTCGTATTGAGGATAAAGTCACCATCAAAGGTGGTAAAACACAGTTAAACCTCCACGACGGTCGAAACTATCTGACTGAAGAAGATTACAAAACTGGTGACGTGGTATTACTCAATGTGCCGGATCAGGAAATTAAAGATACCATCAAATTCGAAGATGGAGCTATCGGTCTTATCACCGGTGGTAAGCACATAGGTGAGAAGGGAACAGTTAAAGAAATTAACATCACTCGCAGTTCCATGCCCAACACTGTACTTATTGAAACTGATGAAACTACATTCCAGACCTTACAGGAATACGTTTTTGTCCTGGGAAAAGATAAACCAGTGATTTCACTACCTGGAGGCCAGTAG
- the secY gene encoding preprotein translocase subunit SecY — protein MLKEALLPIFSYLPQVKSPTYRVPFKEKLKWTGVILILYFVLTQIPLFGLSSTSVDQFAQLRAVMAGSFGSILTLGIGPIVSASIILQLLVGGKILNLDLSQHDDKAFYQGIQKLLAVIFTLFEGGVLVLTGALAPSSPEFVWIMILQITIGGILIIFLDEVISKWGFGSGVGLFIAAGVSAQIIIGSLNPLSSPTAPGVPSGAIPQFIYYLTTSQPDFSLLIPIISLIAVFLIVVYAECMRVEIPLSYGGVKGARGKYPLKFIYASNMPVILTSALLLNVQLFAALFQKLGFPILGTVSNGKAISGIAYYLTTPYGLSSILTNPLQVAIYGVVFIASCVLFAWLWVELSNIGPKAVAKQLHGMGMQIPGFRSSRTQFERILKKYIPAITILGGAFVGLLAFGADLTGALGGGTGVLLTVGIVYKLYEEIAQEQLMDMHPMLRKFLGD, from the coding sequence TTGTTGAAGGAAGCTCTTCTACCCATTTTCTCATACTTACCCCAGGTAAAATCACCAACTTACCGGGTCCCGTTTAAAGAAAAATTAAAATGGACCGGAGTAATTTTGATACTCTACTTTGTACTTACCCAGATACCATTATTTGGTTTAAGTTCAACTTCAGTGGACCAGTTCGCCCAACTCAGGGCAGTAATGGCTGGTAGTTTCGGTTCCATATTAACACTAGGTATCGGACCCATAGTATCGGCATCCATCATACTCCAACTCCTGGTTGGAGGTAAGATCCTGAACCTGGATCTCTCACAGCATGATGATAAAGCATTCTACCAGGGAATTCAGAAGCTCCTTGCAGTCATATTCACTCTTTTCGAGGGCGGAGTACTGGTCCTTACCGGTGCACTTGCACCATCATCCCCAGAATTTGTCTGGATCATGATTCTGCAGATCACCATTGGAGGAATACTGATCATATTCCTGGATGAAGTAATATCCAAATGGGGATTCGGAAGTGGAGTAGGACTCTTCATTGCTGCTGGTGTTTCAGCACAGATAATCATTGGATCTTTAAACCCATTATCCTCACCAACCGCACCTGGAGTACCTTCTGGTGCCATACCCCAGTTCATATACTATTTAACTACCAGTCAACCAGATTTCAGTCTGCTAATACCAATTATCTCATTGATAGCAGTATTCCTGATAGTGGTTTATGCTGAGTGTATGCGAGTGGAAATACCACTATCATACGGTGGGGTAAAGGGAGCCAGGGGTAAGTACCCATTGAAGTTTATCTATGCCAGTAACATGCCGGTTATATTAACCAGTGCATTACTCTTAAACGTACAGCTATTTGCTGCACTGTTCCAGAAGTTAGGATTCCCTATTTTAGGAACAGTATCCAATGGTAAAGCCATTAGCGGAATAGCCTATTATTTAACCACACCCTATGGACTATCCAGTATTCTGACCAACCCCCTGCAGGTGGCAATTTATGGTGTGGTATTCATCGCATCATGTGTACTGTTTGCATGGTTATGGGTGGAACTGAGTAACATAGGGCCCAAGGCAGTAGCCAAACAATTACATGGAATGGGAATGCAAATTCCTGGATTCAGGAGTAGTCGTACCCAGTTTGAAAGAATACTCAAAAAATACATCCCTGCAATCACAATCCTGGGAGGTGCTTTCGTAGGCCTTCTGGCCTTTGGAGCAGATTTAACCGGTGCATTGGGTGGGGGAACAGGTGTTCTTTTAACTGTGGGTATTGTGTACAAACTCTATGAAGAAATAGCTCAGGAGCAGCTTATGGACATGCACCCAATGCTCAGGAAGTTCTTAGGTGATTAA
- the rpsE gene encoding 30S ribosomal protein S5: MNDYNAEEWEPKTNLGRMVKEGQITSIDEIFDRGLPIMELEIVDSLLPDLEEEVMDVNLVQRMHKSGRKVNFRVIVAVGNKNGYVGLGQGKAKEVGPAIRKAVDNAKYNVIKVRRGCGDWGCVCGREHTVPFKVEGKKGSVRVTLIPAPGGVGLAIGNVGKTILGLAGIDDVWSQTMGQTQTTINFAGAVFDALKKLSMVKAPTKDLKKLGVCVE, from the coding sequence ATGAATGATTATAACGCCGAAGAATGGGAACCCAAAACTAATCTGGGTCGCATGGTAAAGGAGGGTCAGATCACCAGTATCGATGAGATATTCGACCGTGGCCTACCTATCATGGAACTGGAAATTGTGGATTCCCTGCTCCCAGATCTCGAAGAAGAGGTCATGGATGTTAACCTGGTGCAGAGAATGCACAAATCCGGACGTAAAGTGAACTTCCGGGTTATAGTAGCAGTGGGAAACAAAAACGGTTACGTTGGATTAGGACAGGGTAAAGCCAAAGAAGTAGGTCCCGCCATAAGAAAAGCAGTGGACAACGCCAAATACAATGTCATCAAGGTTCGCCGAGGATGCGGAGACTGGGGATGTGTCTGTGGACGAGAACACACCGTACCCTTCAAAGTAGAAGGTAAAAAAGGCAGTGTTCGTGTAACCCTCATACCCGCCCCTGGTGGAGTAGGACTGGCAATTGGAAACGTTGGTAAAACAATCCTTGGACTAGCTGGAATCGACGATGTATGGTCCCAGACCATGGGACAGACCCAGACTACCATCAACTTTGCAGGTGCAGTATTCGATGCTCTCAAAAAGTTAAGCATGGTAAAAGCACCAACCAAAGACCTTAAAAAACTGGGCGTCTGTGTGGAGTAA
- the cmk gene encoding (d)CMP kinase, translating to MIITIGGPAGSGTSTTSHILSEKTGIPYISAGDVFRQMARESNMDVLKFSKFAEGNIKIDQEIDKRQAELARDADDLIVEGRISAYFVDADLKVWCNAPLDVRAERISQRENKSIELAREEIITREASEAQRYLDIHNIDINNMDVYDIVINTHAFQADSVAQIIVKVTEVIRCQQ from the coding sequence ATGATCATAACCATCGGTGGACCAGCTGGAAGTGGAACCAGTACAACCTCCCACATACTATCTGAAAAAACAGGAATACCCTACATATCAGCAGGGGATGTCTTCCGACAGATGGCACGAGAGAGTAATATGGATGTACTCAAGTTCAGTAAATTCGCCGAAGGAAACATTAAAATTGACCAGGAAATAGACAAGAGGCAGGCAGAATTAGCTCGCGATGCTGATGATCTCATTGTTGAAGGCCGCATTTCAGCCTATTTTGTAGATGCTGATTTGAAGGTATGGTGCAATGCACCCCTGGATGTTCGCGCAGAGCGTATCAGCCAGAGGGAGAATAAATCCATAGAACTTGCCCGAGAAGAAATCATAACCCGAGAAGCTAGTGAAGCCCAGAGGTACCTGGACATACACAATATAGACATTAACAACATGGATGTTTATGACATTGTAATTAACACTCACGCCTTTCAGGCGGATAGTGTTGCTCAAATCATAGTAAAAGTAACTGAGGTGATTAGATGCCAGCAATAG
- a CDS encoding 30S ribosomal protein S8, which yields MTLMDPLANALTNMRNNEIQGNNKCTVSPASKMIGHVLRTMQKEGYIGEFEFVDDDKAGMFTVELEGNINKCGVIKPRHAVKKDEFEKFEKRYLPSKNFGILIVTTPEGIMTHNEAKERGIGGRLLVYVY from the coding sequence ATGACTCTTATGGATCCTCTGGCCAACGCCCTAACTAACATGCGGAATAATGAGATACAGGGAAACAATAAATGTACAGTATCTCCTGCATCCAAAATGATTGGGCATGTCCTGAGGACGATGCAAAAAGAAGGTTACATTGGTGAATTTGAATTTGTCGACGATGATAAAGCAGGCATGTTCACCGTGGAACTAGAGGGAAATATAAACAAGTGCGGTGTGATAAAGCCTAGGCACGCCGTGAAAAAAGATGAATTCGAAAAATTCGAAAAACGATACCTACCATCCAAGAACTTTGGGATACTAATTGTAACAACCCCCGAAGGGATAATGACCCACAACGAAGCTAAAGAACGTGGTATTGGTGGTAGACTACTGGTATACGTTTATTAA
- a CDS encoding 50S ribosomal protein L5, translating into MNPMQQVRIAKATVNVGVGEAGERLARAEKLLQSISNQKPVRTTSKVTNPEFGIRKGQPIACKVTLRGEQADETVKLILSGIDNIIRPTQFDKQGNLSFGIHEHIDIPGMRYDPDIGIFGMNVNITFEKPGYRIKRRKVQRKHIPQKHQVTTDETMEYMKEKFQIRLESDKEE; encoded by the coding sequence ATGAACCCTATGCAACAGGTACGCATAGCCAAAGCCACAGTTAATGTAGGTGTAGGTGAAGCTGGTGAAAGACTGGCACGAGCAGAAAAGCTCCTTCAGAGTATCAGTAACCAGAAACCAGTGCGAACTACTTCCAAGGTTACCAACCCAGAATTTGGAATTAGAAAAGGACAACCAATCGCCTGCAAAGTAACCCTTCGTGGTGAACAGGCTGATGAAACTGTGAAACTCATTCTTTCAGGAATTGACAACATAATCCGTCCCACTCAATTTGACAAACAGGGAAACTTATCTTTTGGAATACATGAACACATTGATATTCCTGGAATGCGCTACGACCCGGATATTGGAATATTCGGAATGAACGTTAACATAACCTTCGAAAAACCTGGATACAGGATAAAAAGAAGGAAAGTACAGCGGAAGCACATTCCTCAAAAACACCAGGTCACAACCGATGAGACCATGGAGTACATGAAGGAAAAATTCCAGATTCGACTAGAATCTGATAAAGAGGAATAG
- a CDS encoding adenylate kinase, translated as MKVVVVAGIPGSGSTTVLQHALKETDYVHVNYGDVMLEIAQEMQLVEDRDSIRKLPPETQKEVQKKAAGTIRERAKVANTIVDTHCTIKTPSGFLPGLPKWVLDELQPDMFILLEADGDEILMRRVNDTTRTRDTERLQDINLHQEMNRATAMAYAVYTGATVKIIENHNDHLESSVEEMKNTLS; from the coding sequence ATGAAAGTTGTTGTAGTTGCAGGAATACCAGGATCAGGAAGTACCACCGTACTTCAACATGCTCTTAAAGAAACAGATTATGTTCATGTGAATTACGGTGATGTCATGTTGGAAATAGCCCAGGAAATGCAACTGGTAGAAGACAGGGATTCCATACGCAAACTCCCTCCTGAAACCCAGAAAGAAGTCCAAAAAAAGGCAGCTGGGACCATAAGAGAAAGGGCGAAAGTTGCCAACACTATCGTGGATACCCACTGCACCATTAAAACTCCATCTGGTTTCTTACCAGGTTTGCCCAAGTGGGTTCTGGATGAATTGCAACCTGACATGTTCATCCTACTTGAAGCAGACGGTGATGAAATACTAATGAGACGGGTTAATGACACTACCAGAACCCGGGACACCGAACGCCTGCAGGACATTAACCTGCACCAAGAAATGAACCGGGCCACAGCCATGGCCTACGCAGTTTACACTGGAGCCACGGTTAAGATTATAGAGAATCACAATGACCATCTGGAAAGTTCAGTTGAAGAAATGAAAAATACTTTATCCTGA
- a CDS encoding EMC3/TMCO1 family protein, protein MAFEFITQPIFGALDFVFLPLITMFGPMLGVFVISTIIAFFITLANKLLVDQDRLQFLQKEMKVYQQDMMAAQKSGDAKAMAEVQKKQAEFMDLQKEMMMNSFKPMIVTFIPILLVFWWMAAQPAINKLVVELPSFVFYVLLVPLFHMFYHQSPGVPYMAIEWLGWYILCSFAMSIIFRKLMGLKSGGI, encoded by the coding sequence ATGGCATTTGAATTTATAACTCAACCAATATTTGGTGCATTGGACTTTGTGTTCCTGCCCCTGATCACCATGTTTGGCCCGATGTTAGGTGTGTTCGTAATATCCACCATAATAGCATTCTTCATAACCCTGGCCAACAAACTACTGGTGGACCAGGACAGGTTGCAGTTTTTGCAGAAGGAAATGAAAGTTTATCAGCAGGATATGATGGCAGCCCAGAAATCAGGGGATGCCAAAGCAATGGCAGAAGTTCAGAAAAAACAGGCTGAATTCATGGATCTGCAGAAGGAAATGATGATGAACTCCTTCAAACCCATGATCGTTACCTTCATACCCATACTGCTGGTTTTCTGGTGGATGGCTGCACAGCCAGCAATCAACAAATTAGTGGTTGAATTACCATCATTTGTATTCTACGTGCTACTGGTCCCACTGTTCCACATGTTTTACCACCAGTCACCAGGAGTTCCCTACATGGCCATTGAATGGTTGGGATGGTACATTCTATGCTCATTTGCCATGTCCATAATCTTCAGGAAATTGATGGGACTTAAAAGTGGGGGAATTTAA
- a CDS encoding 50S ribosomal protein L32e, giving the protein MRKPKFRRQEWHRYKKLGENWRKARGKLSKARRYQARKPAIPTIGYCSPRATKGLHPSGYQDVLVCNLKELENLDPATQAGRIGSTVGLRKREAMLKKAKDLGIKILN; this is encoded by the coding sequence ATGAGGAAACCAAAATTCAGGAGACAGGAATGGCACAGGTACAAAAAACTGGGCGAAAACTGGAGAAAAGCCAGGGGTAAACTCAGTAAAGCAAGAAGGTACCAAGCTCGTAAACCTGCCATACCCACCATTGGTTACTGCTCACCCAGAGCTACCAAAGGACTCCATCCATCTGGATACCAGGATGTCCTGGTGTGCAACCTAAAAGAACTGGAAAATCTGGATCCTGCAACCCAGGCTGGAAGAATCGGTTCAACAGTAGGACTTAGGAAAAGGGAAGCTATGCTTAAAAAAGCAAAGGATCTTGGAATTAAAATCTTAAATTAA
- a CDS encoding 50S ribosomal protein L30, with protein MIIALRVRGRTGIKGDIADTLDMLRLTRINHAVLLPENDSYLGMLRKGKDYITWGEIDSDTLTQLIEKRGRFPGRERFTPEDLTGDYSSAEELSEAIIKGETTLEEAGLKPIFRLHPPRKGYNHIRKSFKEGGTLGYRGEEISLLIKKMI; from the coding sequence ATGATTATAGCATTAAGAGTCAGGGGACGTACTGGAATCAAGGGAGACATAGCCGATACCCTGGATATGCTTCGCTTAACCAGAATCAACCATGCAGTCCTCTTACCTGAAAACGACAGTTACCTGGGAATGCTCAGGAAAGGGAAGGACTACATAACCTGGGGTGAAATAGACTCAGATACCCTAACCCAACTCATAGAAAAAAGGGGAAGATTCCCTGGAAGGGAAAGGTTCACCCCTGAAGATTTGACTGGAGACTACTCCTCAGCAGAGGAACTGTCAGAAGCCATCATCAAGGGAGAAACCACACTGGAAGAAGCTGGTTTAAAACCAATTTTCAGACTACACCCCCCACGAAAAGGTTACAATCACATTCGAAAAAGTTTCAAAGAAGGAGGAACACTGGGTTACCGGGGAGAAGAAATATCCCTACTCATCAAAAAAATGATCTAA
- a CDS encoding 50S ribosomal protein L18, translating into MAQGSRYKLAFKRRREGKTNYGARLKLIALDKHRLVVRVTGNHTIAQIVDVQIEGDQTLVSAHSQELKNMGWLASGKNTSAAYLTGYLCGKKALKEGITEAVLDMGLATSTKGSRVYAVLKGAIDAGLEVPHNDVILPSEDRITGEHISQYAESLDKAEMEKKFSQYIQRGLSPKDLPDHFQSIKEKIEKEVS; encoded by the coding sequence ATGGCACAAGGATCAAGATATAAATTAGCATTTAAACGTAGAAGAGAAGGAAAAACCAACTACGGTGCAAGATTAAAACTCATCGCATTAGACAAACATCGTCTGGTAGTTCGAGTAACTGGTAATCACACCATAGCTCAGATAGTAGATGTGCAGATTGAAGGAGACCAAACCCTGGTCTCAGCACATTCCCAGGAATTGAAAAACATGGGATGGTTGGCCAGCGGTAAAAACACTTCTGCTGCTTACCTTACCGGATACTTATGTGGTAAAAAAGCTCTTAAAGAAGGTATTACTGAAGCAGTCCTGGACATGGGACTGGCAACTTCCACTAAAGGATCAAGAGTTTATGCAGTACTTAAAGGGGCAATAGATGCCGGTCTAGAAGTACCTCACAACGATGTTATCCTTCCTTCTGAAGATAGAATCACGGGAGAACACATTTCCCAGTACGCTGAATCATTAGATAAAGCTGAAATGGAAAAGAAGTTTTCCCAGTACATCCAGCGGGGATTATCCCCAAAGGACTTACCTGATCACTTTCAAAGTATCAAGGAAAAGATCGAAAAAGAGGTATCATAA
- a CDS encoding 50S ribosomal protein L34e: MPALRYRSRTYKRTFRRTPGGKTVLHYKKKKPQKHHCAECGKLLHGVPRGRPYQIRKLAKSKKRPNRPFGGKLCTECTRRFYKEQARSLSESQDSQSQDIEE, from the coding sequence ATGCCAGCATTAAGATACAGATCACGAACGTATAAAAGAACCTTCCGTAGAACCCCTGGAGGCAAAACTGTCCTTCACTACAAGAAGAAAAAACCTCAAAAGCACCACTGTGCTGAATGTGGTAAACTCTTACACGGTGTTCCACGAGGAAGACCTTACCAGATAAGAAAACTAGCCAAATCTAAAAAACGACCTAACAGGCCATTCGGTGGTAAACTCTGCACAGAATGTACCCGCAGGTTCTACAAAGAACAGGCCCGATCTCTTTCTGAATCTCAAGATAGTCAATCCCAGGATATTGAGGAATAG
- a CDS encoding 50S ribosomal protein L14e has translation MPAIEVGRICMKISGREAGEKCVIVEIIDDKFVEVVGSAVKNRRCNIKHLEPLDQVIEIKSEDPEEIKKELDAAIA, from the coding sequence ATGCCAGCAATAGAAGTTGGAAGAATTTGTATGAAAATCTCCGGAAGAGAAGCCGGTGAAAAATGCGTAATAGTCGAGATCATAGATGATAAATTCGTAGAAGTAGTTGGAAGTGCAGTTAAAAACCGCAGATGCAACATCAAACACCTGGAGCCATTGGACCAGGTAATTGAAATAAAGAGTGAAGATCCTGAGGAGATCAAAAAAGAACTCGATGCAGCAATTGCTTAA